Sequence from the Oncorhynchus kisutch isolate 150728-3 linkage group LG12, Okis_V2, whole genome shotgun sequence genome:
AAATTGCAGATTTAAGGATGGAGGTTGCTTTTGTGCTCTTACTCAGAAATACACTTTTTCTCCAAGGCTCCTCAggaaaagccactgctccagaccAAGACCTCTGCCTCGGAGTCCACTGAAAGGCTTAAGCCAGCCCCCTCGGACCCAGAGAAGGCTTCTGCCACTCCTCCCAAGGTCTGCACCACTCCTCCCAAGGTCTGCACCACTCCTCCCAAGGTCTGCACCACTCCTCCCAAGGTCTGCACCACTCCTCCCAAGGTCTGCACCACTCCTCCCAAGGTCTGCACCACTCCTCCCAAGGTCTGCACCACTCCCCGCTGGATCGCATTACCAGAGCCCCAGAGTGACAAGGAGGATGCAATGGAGGAACAGACCGGGGCGTCATCAGTATCTCAGTCAGATGACATAAAAACATTGAGCAGTGCAGAATCTTccgaagaagaggaggaagaggaagtatCAGCAGCACAGGAGAGCGGGCCCAGCAGCATTCTACCTCCCTCCGTACTGAATCAAGCCAGTGCCATCGCGGAGCACTTCACCAACAGCGCCAGGCGAGGCAGCACGGATGATGCCCGCTCCCTTGGCTGCCCCTCGCCACGCCTTCCCAGCCGGACTGGCAGCACCCTCAGCCTTGGCGGCGAAGGCAATGAACGCCCCCACTGGCTGAACAGCTCCTGCTTCGAACCGACCCAGGACAACTTTGGCGGAACGGATCTGACTATGCTTTCTCCGAGGGATGACAGCCTCTTTGAGATCCACAGGAGGAGAGACTCTACCCTATCCAAGCAGGACCAGTTGCTCATTGACAAAATCAAAAGCTACTACGAGACTGCCGAGCACCAGGATGCCAACTTCAGCCTCAGGCGCAGGGAGAGCCTGACCTACATCCCTACTGGCCTTGTCAAGAACTCTGTCAGCTGGTTCAACAGTTCGGACGAGAGCCCTGGCGCAGAGAAAAGTGATACATCAGCCTTGGCCACTTCCTCTGCACCCCACCCTTCCACTTCAGAACCTGCTGATTCATCCAAGGCTCCAGGTGTCTGGGACTGCATGACCTCCGGTGCATCATTTGACTCACTGGAGTTGGAAAGAAGTAAGAAGCCTGAGGTGGTGGGttcagaggcagagagaaaggacCGGTCTCTGGGTTTTCAGGAGAGGCACATCCAGGACGATGAGTTCCGACCTTCATCTGAGATGATCAAGGTTTGGCAGGACATGGAGAAAAAGGGGAGCAGATCCCAGGGAGAGGCCAGAGGCCCTGTGAAAGACACCGAGGCTCAACACAAGACCTCTAGAGTCGCTGGTCCAAGCCTGAGCAGAAGGAGCCAGACTCCAAAGAAGAACTCTGAATCGGAGCCTGACGATTCCTTTATGATACTGGAGGAAGCTGACCTGAGCACCATCACTGAAGAATCCATGAGCCCTTCGCCCATTAAGAGCAAGGTGTTGGGGCTTGGCCGTACAGCGAGTGTGAGGGATCCCCGCAGATCCAGGGTTGACGAGGGTAGGCTTTCCAGAGCTCCTATGCCCAGGGTCATCCAGTTGAGGgctgaggaaggggaggaggccAGTAAGGAGCCTCAGTCGCCAGACGATGCAGAGATGGCTAAGAACAAAGTTTTCCAGTTGGCCCGGCAGTACAGCCAGCGTATCAAGTGCACCACACCAGCTCCTAGACAGCGAGATGTCCTGTTTGGAAAGAAGAATCTGCCCTGTGTGATCGAGGAGAagccagagagctcaggtacggAAGATATGGAAGAGTGTTGTGTTTTTCTAAATGATGTGCACTCAGGTAGGGAAGAGCTTTGTTTGTCCCTAAGTGTTGTTCCTCAAGAAGTGCTGTGTTATTCTTTTTACCAAGTAGGGTTTGAATTAGTTTTAGCCTCACTAGGAGGTGCTCTCCTATTAGCCTGGCAAATATCGGTTTCAAGTGACTGATAGGGCTGCCCACATTGGGGGGGAAGATTTGATGGAAAGGTTTACTAATAGATTGCTTAGCAAATCATACAGTTTTTATTTATGCGGCCTATGtagtttacatgcacactaaacCAGTATTACTTCGACTATGGCAATACTCTGAGTAAGGTCTTAATTAGAGTAAGCATACTCTGAGTAAAATAGGTTGACTATCGAGCTATTTTCCACATTATTATAAGATTATTAGGACAAGTAATCGCCTTAATCGGAGTATTACTCTTTCTCTGAATACTTTTCGGCAAACAAGCGCACAGGAAAGCAACTTACTCCAGAAGAGAAGGCATTGGGTGAGTCAAGGTAGGATGATGAGTAGCTGGTTTTAGCAATGCTAATTAGTATTCTCCAGCCAATTTAGCTTGTTTGCTAAATTGTGTCATTGGTATGTCGTTGTCGTGGGTATATTAGCGGTCGTGACGGACATGAGACGGAGCTCACGATAAGCTCCCACTGTTGTCAATGCAGCCTACTACATTGGCAGCGTGAGCAGTACAGCAGCACTTAAAGCACGCATTTTGACTCTATTTTCCTGAAACCGACACAAGTCGCTGAGCTTCTGGAAACTGGAAGAAATGTATTGCGCTGCCTTCGTAATATGCTGCCTGAGTAGCAGTCAAAAAACTATGCTGACAGAACGCGAATGTGATGTTTTTGTAGTGCATTGTAGATTTGTCATTACTGAGAATATTGTTTTACTCAGAGTATTCACAATAATCGTGaatattgtgtgcatgtaaacatacctGAAGATACCAAAACTACTACTAAGCAATATAGACCGCAGTGTCCCTTCGGAGCATTCCAGTATACCACACGAGAATgcccaaaataaaaacagaactTTCAACTTATTCTGATACTCTGACGCTCAGATACTTCCTGTTAAGTCttgtttatgtggtgtgttttacAGGTAAACCCAACTTGACGCTGCCCCTGCTCTCGTTTGATCGTGTGAGCAATCTCCAGGAGTTGAGTCCTATAGCCATATCTCCCAACCCTGCTCACATGCCTAGCTCTTTGGGCAGTCCCCGAGTCCTTTCACCCGGCCGCATGTCCGCCAAGAGCCCACTCAATCCTACGCCTACCGAGGCTTTTAACTGGCCTGACGTGCGGACACTTCGCTGCAAGTATGCCAGCTCGGACAAAGATCAGTCCCAGCTGCCGCCAGTTAACCGAAGCCGTTCAGTTCCTGAGAGGATGGACAGCGGCCCCAAAAGGCGCTCAAGCTTCTGCTCCAGCTTAGTCACTGCTTCTGGTACGGTCGAGGCTCCGGCCTACAGACCCCACCTCAGCAGGGACCCTGGCCCTGGAGAGGGGTTGGCTAGGCTCCACAGGGCCGGGTCATTGGACCAGAGACTGAGTGGGCTGCATCTGAGTGAGCTACAGAACCTCCAGGATGAGGTCTCTAATGACAGTTACTACATCTCGGCACAGGCCACCATGCCCAATGACCACAGGGTCGTTGTTGTGGAGAAGGTTCCGGAGCCTGAGACAGAATCCAGCTCTGCAGAACCACTGGAGATGGTACTCAGGGCAAGGAgagtagaggtggtagaggacATAGATGATAGCTATGTCCAGATCCGTTCACCGACCACTAGAGAGAAAATCTCCATCATGGCTGTAATCGACCGCTGCCGGGCCTATCAGGAGTCAGATGAGTATAGGCAAAGGGAGGAGGGCGGGGCTAAGGCAGAGTCAGTACCCTTAAGTGGGAGGGGCAAGGAGCTTGACAAGGGTCCACCCTCAAATGAAAAGCTTGAAGATGCCCAGAAAACTGCCATGAACTTGGTCAAAAAGACAGATGCTAGTCAACAGAACGTGGTGAAAAACTTGAGACAAAAATTCCTTAACTTGAGGTGAATAGCACCAGTAAACTTTTTAAGTAACCTTTTATTCTGTTCATATTTTTCATCAACTAAGGGGTTTAAGTTAGGTATGCtgatctcaagttaggattcgGTGTGCGTGTTGGTCAGTCTTGTACTGCAATTTAATGGTTTAAGCTTTGCTGTCAAACTTTCTGTGTACATAGAAGCGGTTATTGTGACAGCCCAGGGAAAATGTAGTTGTTTTGTCTCAAATGTTGCATAGAAATGTTTAAATATCTATGTACAATACTCAAGAGAACCCTCTCTTGATCCTGAAATGATGTCGGTCTAAAGCACCTTTTGTACAGCTTGTGTTCCGTCATAAGGCAATTGTATTGCACAATTGAAGATAGCAATTATTTGGAGGGAGTGAAATGTATTTAGTTCTTTCTAGGGtggctacccactgggcacagatgtcactTCAACGTCTAGTTTTAATTTACATTTGATTGACTTGTCAACTAACGTAAATTCAAAGTAAAACCAACAAACATTTTCACCATCATTTGGATTTAGGtacaaagttgggtgaaaaaaagacaaATTCCTTTACGTCAATGACCATGTTGATTCAATGTCTTCAAATTGAATTgttttgttgaaatgacatggaaacaacattgattcaaccagtttgtgcccagtggctACTGTGTCTCTGACATGAAATGAGAGCCCCTCAACATCATAGCAGCACTACTGTTTACTGGAAAGCACAGAAATATATGATATTGTCTGACGACAATAGTTTTCGGGGGAAATGCTGACCAGAAAATTAAGGGAATGAGTCTGAAACTTGAGAGCAATGCATAATTTGCTGTTTTTACCATCTTTCCTTGAACTTTCACCCTGCACTAGACTTAACTTTCACTGCACATGGCCTGACCACTAAAATACACATGAGAGAGTCATGGCCATACTGGGATATAATGGTTAATTAATTGCCCTGTGACCACTTTGTAAATCCCACCTGAAGTGGTGATAGCTCAAGGATTGTCTTGTAATTTTATATAATCATTGAATTGTCAAATGGATTGAGAATCAAAGACCCTGTATGAAGTGTTGCTCTTTTCTAGTTAGTCAACTTCTTAccttgattatatatatatatatatataatcattgTTCAGTTAATTGGCTAATGATGTGCACTTTGTATGTGTTCTCTGCTTCGGCTGCCCAAAGGAACTTCATTCTCAGCAACAGGTCATTGAAATGAGTCGACGTAAAACTTGAAAGAGTGAGAACTAGTGTACACGTATAGATCCAGGGGACCCTAGTCAAAAGGGTCCAGGTCTTCTACTGCTAAAAAGTGTTACTGTCACTGCTCACTACTCCGAGGGTCATTCCTTTTCTTCACTATCTACATTTACCTCTTATTTATTAAGCCAACGTCAATTTATGAACATGTCTTGTCTTTATatatttgtgagtgtgtgtatgtatgtgtgtatatatgtatgtatgtatgtatgtatgtatatatatatatatatatatatatatatgtatatatgtgtgtgtgtatgtatgtatatgtgtatatatatatatatatgtgtgtgtgtatatatatgtatgtatatatatgtgtgtatgttgtctTGTATCTTGACGGTTGTACAGAAATGTTTGTGTTGCCTAGAGACGGTATACATTCCATATTAAAACATACGGCTCACTTGTCcagaaaaaaatgtttattgtgtgcgcatgcgtgcgttCGAGTCAGGGAGAGCATGTCTTTCTGTTTCTTTTAAAGAATTTGGGCTGTATGGCTGAAAAAATAAGGTTTAGTTGAATCTCCTTTACGGTTTACACATTAGAATTGGTGCTGCATGGCTGGACAAGAAAGATTCAGTCGAATCTCcttaacacggaacccaaacagtctgcgtgcgccatcgtgcacaCAAAATTATTTTGTACCCCCACATCAAACGCGATcgtgacacgcaggttaaaatatcaaaacaaactctgaaccaattacatttatttggggacaggttgaaaagcattaaacatttatggcaatttagctagctagctagctagctttcacttgctagttaatttgtcctatttagctagcttgctgttgatagctaatttgtcctgggatattaacattgagttatttttcctgaaatgcacaaggtcctccgacaattaatccacacaaacggtcaaccgaatcgtttctagtcatctctcctcctagtCCTTTTCTCTTGGCcctatattgcgattggcaactttcataaattatgtacattaccgccactgaccttgttcgtctttcagtcaccaacgtgggtataaccaataaGGAGACGGCACGTgggtgggtacctgcttctataaaccaatgaggagatgggagaggcaggacttgcaatGCGATCtacgtcacaaatagaactgacttctattttagccctttcTATTTTTAGTGCGAACGCTCGTTGGCGCTCGCacaataattaattaattttgcaaCGCTTGCGcaagcggtgtagtcagcctgttatagtgtccatattaggaccgGCTCACTGTACTCCTTAGAAAAGAATCATGACGTTTAGAATGATTCGGTCCATAAAAAGGATATGACCACTACATGTCATGACGACAACAGACATTACCTGAATTAGGAAAGCTGCTGTTTGTGGTAATAAGAGACTGCTATGAGGTGGTTATGGTTCAATGGTTTCTAAACAGACATACtttttatataataatatatgccatttagcatatATGCCAATTTTACTTAATGTCATCCGTGCATACATTTGACATATGGGTggccccgggaatcgaacccacaaccctgcaagcgccatgctctaccaactgatccACACAGGACCACTGAAGGTAGATTTGAAATGCACTACAGTCTCTGCTAAATGGCTCTCCTACTTGTCAGCGAAGTGATTGGAAACCCTTTCAgaatgggtagagaggagggagagtgtgcATTGACAATGGGACAGATGCAGTTGTTGTTCGTGGTAGCGTTGAACACCAATTAACTCGACGGTGAATGTGGGAAGATCATTACGAGTGTCGTATATATGCGTTTCACATAAGCCTTAGCTATTCTCTATAATGTGTTTCTAGCTATTATAGAACAGAAAATCCAGCAGAAGTGGAGCctctatcattattttattatgttGCATTGTCTATTCTGTTCCTTATGTGAGATTTTCAGATGTGAGATTTTCAGGTGTAAGATTTTCCACTCGTAGCAAACAACAATGTCATTTCTGAGAAACTGATGCTAGTGTCAAGACTGCATTCGGTTCTAAACAAGTAGTGCTTTATGATTATGATATGTAAATAAATCTGTCATGTTTAAAAAGGATGTGTATTGAATAGACTTTGTCACAGAGAAATATAATAATTACCGACCTGACTGCCAACCAATGATCTATATAATACCGGGATTACTGATGCTATGTATTGCCCagtgagaggctttgaagccacctgCTGCCATATTGGTACTCCTCAGAATGAGCAGCCCTCAACAGGAATGTATTCTTGTGTTTCAATTAAAAGGGCAatgttacatttatttatttgttgtagAGTGGGGACCGTAACATTAGTACTCTCTAAAAATTCAActttaaggaaaatgttttaaTATATTTAGTATTTGAATGTTTATCTCACATAATATATTtcaaaagtatgcattaaggtgtctaaTGGAATATACTTGTGAAAATGTAGGAATGTAGAATCTTTTTACAATGGTGGAGGAGtacaaaaatgtctgcagtgGCTTCAAAACAGCATCCTGTCAGTCATCTAGGGTTTGGGTTTATATACATGATTGGGGCAACCTGAGTGGTGGTAGAAAGAGAAGCTATGTTTACACAAAATCTGAAAAAAATTCTGGTAGTTtggtcaaaatatatatatatatattttttatcagaTAACATCTGATGTGATCTGATGTGCTTAAGCACAGGAATCTTACTGTCTCCTGCACCAgttaaatgcaattgtgtttacaATAAGAAACCACATTAACATTATCAGAGTTATCAAAAGTTTCAAATTAAATCACATTGCCGGATTATAACGAGGTTTATGGTAAATTCTGCACTTTCCACAATTATTTTGAACTACGAAAATGTCGCCCTCAGTAAATAGGTCTAACAATATAAAGGGTCGCTGGGAAACGTCCAAATAGAAAGTGTTTACCATTTGGTACCCATCAATGAATTGACTGTTTTAAATGGATTTGTTTTCTTCTCAAATCATTTACATATTTGTTAAAGCCCAATGGCGTGTTGAGTTTGTGAACATACCAGGAACAGCATATTTCAACTATGACTTTGCCTGCAGGGAAATCTGTGTTTAAAACTGTTTTAAAGGAAGTGTATCTTttagtatacagtggggcaaaaaaatatttagtcagccaccaattgtgcaagttctcccaatttaaaaagatgaggcctgtaattttcatcataggtacacttcaactatgacagacaaaatgaggggaaaaattccagaaaatcacattgtaggagttTTTATGAATTtacttgcaaattatggtggaaaatacgtatttggtcacctacaaacaagcaagatttctggctctcacagacctgtaacttcttctttaagaggctcctctgtcctccactcgttacctgtattaatggcacctgtttgaacttgttatcagtataaaagacacctgtccacaacctcaaacagtcacacttcaaactccactatggccaagaccaaagagctgtcaaaggacaccagaaacaaaattgtagacctgcatcaGGCTGGGAAgaatgaatctgcaataggtaagcagcttggtttgaagaaatcaactctgggagcaattattaggaaatggaagacatacaagacaactgataatctccctcgatctggggcgccacgcaagatctcaccccgtggggtcaaaatgatcacaagaacggtgagcaaaaatcccagaaccacacggggggacctagtgaatgacctgcaaagagctgggaccaaagtaacaaagcctaccatcagtaacacactacgccgccagggactcaaatcctgcaatgccagacgtgtccccctccttaagccagtacatgtccagccCCGTCGGAAGTttactagagagcatttggatgatccagaagaagattgggagaatgtcatatggtcagatgaaaccaaaatataacattttggtaaaaactcaactcgttgtgtttggaggacaaagaatgctgagttgcatccaaagaacacctactgtgaagcatgggggtggaaacatcatgctttggggctgtttttctgcaaagggaccaggacgactgatccgtgtaaaggaaagaatgaatggggccatgtatcgtgagattttgagtgaaaacctccttcctccttcagcaaaggcattgaagatgaaacgtggctgggtctttcagcatgacaatgatcccaaacacaccgcccgggcaacgaaggagtggctttgtaagaagcatttcaagatcctggagtgcctagccagtctccagatctcaaccacatagaaaatctttggagggagttgaaagtctgtgttgcccagcaacagccccaaaacatcactgctctagaggagatctgcatggaggaatgagccaaaataccagcaacagtgtgaaaaccttgtgaagacttacagaaaacatttgacctctgtcattgccaacaaagggtatataacaaagtattgagaaacttttgttattgaccaaatagttattttccaccataatttgcaaataaattcattaaaaatcctacaatgtgattttctggagaaaaaaaaaatctcattttttctgtcatagttgaagtgtacctataatgaatattacaggcctctcatctttttaagtgggagaacttgcacaattggtggctgactaaatacttttttgccccactgtatgtaaaattCTTTATCAATATTAAAGTAAAATTCCAAAGGTTTGCAAAACTGTATCGCAAGTTAGGATTAGTAAACTTTTGAAAGGGCGACAGAAGTGGCTCCACATTTCTCGTGGGCAAAATCATAGTTCGAATGGGAACCCAAAGGGGTTTATAATAGCTCTTTGGTGACTGGGAGAAAAAATATATTGACTAATGGGGCATATGTGATAAGTCTGACCTAATTTTGTTCAAGTGCTTTTGAAGGCAGACCAATTCTTCAACCAATAAGGTTGTAGCTAGCTTGATAAGATGGCTTAAGTTGCTAATAGTAAggttagctagcttgcttaacGTTGACATTATGGTCAAAATATCTACGTTATCAACATGAATTGATACATTTGTgattgtaatttttttttaatgttgtcGTCATTTGGTTGAAAAGGTGAAAGGTAAGTGGTGAAACTCGGGTAATAAAATGATCCGTTTCCCACTTGGAGGGTCGTGAAACTTCCCCATGTGAACGCTCCATAAGAGAGCAAGAAATAAGTGAAAAGACAAGTTATATTTCATCCTTTCCAGTTGTATTTTATTGGCAGTGTAAGAGCATGGAAACACGGGTGACAGTAAATACAgtgaattaaatcaaatcaaatttatttatatcgtacatcagctgatatctcaaagtgctgtacagaaacccagcctaaaaccccaaacggcaagcaatgcaggtgtagaagcacggtggctaggaaaaactccctagaaaggccaaaacctaggaagaaacctagagaggaaccaggctatgtggggtggccagtcctcttctggctgtgccgggtggagattataacagaacatggccaagatgttcaaatgttcataaatgaccagcatggtcgtataataataaggcagaacagttgaaactggagcagcatcacggccaggtggactggggacagcaaggagtcatcatgtcaggtaatcctggggcatggtcctagggctcaggtcctccgagagaaggaaagaattagagaacgcacacttagattcacacaggacaccgaataggacagaagtactccagatataacaaactgaccctagccccccgacacaaactactgcagcataaatactggaggctgagacaggaggggtcaggagacactgtggacccatccgaggacacctccggacagggccaaacaggaaggatataaccccacccactttgccaaagcacagcccccacaccactagagggatatcttcaaccaccaacttaccatcctgagacagggccgagtatagcccacaaagatctccgccatggcacaacccaagggggggcgccaacccagacaggatgaccacatcagtgaatcaacccactcaggtgacgcaccccttccagggacggcatgagagagccccagtaagccagtgactcagcccctgttagaggcagagaatcccagtggaaagaggggaaccggccaggcagagacagcaagggcggttcgttgctccagagcctttccgttcaccttcccattAGAATTaattgtaataatgtaatatttgTTATTAGATTGTCTTTGAATGCTCCTTTACTCTCCTGTCTCCAGTTCCAGCCATACATGAATACTAtattgaacaaaaaatataaacacaacatgtgaagtgttggtcccatgtcatgagctaaaataaaagatcccagaaatgttccatatgtacacaaaagtgtatttctctcaaatgttttatacaaatttgttaacatccctgttagtagcattttatcctttgtcaagctaatccatccacctgacaggtgtggcatatcaagaaactgatgaaacagcatgatcattacacaggtgcacctagtgcaggggacaataaaaggccactttgaaatgcagttttgtcacacaacaaaatgccacagttgtctcaagttttgagagagtttgcaattggtatgctgactgccggaatgtccaccagagctgctgcCAGGGAATTTAATGTTAAATTATCTACCATATACCCCCTACAACGTAAttctagagaatttggcagtatgtccaaccggcctcacaacctcagaccaggtgtctgtaataaagcccctttgtgggGAACATTTTTATCTGATtggctggctccccagtgggtgggcctatgccctcccaggcccacccatggcacTGCCTAgccatttgaaatccatagattagtgcccaataaattgatttcaattgactcatttcctcatatgtaactcagtaaaatcttgttacgtttttatatttttgttcagtgtatttttaTCTATTGGTATATACTTCAGTAAGCTTATTCCAGATCTGCATGTGATGACCACAACCACCAAAGGACACATACATAAGGGCCTTATTCACAAAGCGTCcctgagtaggagtgctgatctacgaTCAAGTTTCCCccctcttattcattatgatttaaaaggcaaaactgatcctagctCTCCTACTCTGAAAACGTTTTGTGTAAACGGGGCCCAGGCTAGGATAGTAGCGTAAACTCACGACAACCCACATTGATCCACTAACGCTTTAGTTTAAAATCATCTCTACGCCCTACTTTATTTAGGCTAATATGGAGAAAACTCAAATGCCACTGCCAAATTGTAGACAAGGCGGACACTGATGTGATCAGTGATTTGAGGCACTCTCTTGGTGTTTGTTACTGAAGCTACTTGGCCAGGGACTGTAGTGTACTGAAGAAGTCACCTGCCTCTCCAGTCTCCTCTTGCAGGACTCCCTTACAGAAGAAAGGAGGGACAAAGTCCACAGGGTCCTTGATGCCCAGGAGGATGTTATACAGGCTGAGTTTATTTGCCATGTGGCTCCTATAGACACATTCACAATAATCCATCACGCATTACAATCTGCACAATACTTTCAAACAGTACAACAATCCACTGTAACACCGAGTTATATGAAAGTCACCAGCTTTAACATCTCCACATACTGTATAGGGTTACACGCATTGATAGAGAA
This genomic interval carries:
- the plekhg3 gene encoding pleckstrin homology domain-containing family G member 3 isoform X7, whose translation is MKWPGVGQSSRSVHSVCGKQERAMSTLGRSKDKTWGVALRPGMDMATLRSAWEERRLLNGFNRKLTRWFGRNTGSVLYKCITELSPDWLVESPRLSTASISSNERAPSATPSDCSDFPSAGQRPVSLVSTLSSGSGSSRDDGPAPPPPGGTVPPTGDDIDLELNPPVGVGDQDRQHPDTADPSGEGLVSRGGKFNQLNNTDTPSRAASTRHTPPLSPFAAITMAPNPKITYLDRVVMEIIETERMYVRDLRSIVEDYLAHIIDQADLPIRPEQVCALFGNIEDIYEFNSELLQSLDMCDNDPVAIARCFVMKREYFEIYTQYCTNYPNSVAALTDCMRNKSLAKLFRERQASLKRSLPLGSYLLKPVQRILKYHLLLQEIAKHFDPQEEGYEVVEEAIYTMTGVAWYINDMKRKHEHAVRLQEVQSLLINWKGPDLTTYGELVLEGTFKVHRAKNERTLFLFDRMLLITRRRGEHYVFKTLISCSTLMLIESAKDSLSFSVTHYKHPKQPHTVQAKTVEERKLWAHHIKRIILENHQAIIPQKAKEAILEMDSIYPSKFRYSPERMKKAMSCQSDEFPREGRQGRRQSEPTKQILKNTKAVLKDEEGDDVVEENGSYKENGISSGPVLQSETEQSTSIAEKAPQEKPLLQTKTSASESTERLKPAPSDPEKASATPPKVCTTPPKVCTTPPKVCTTPPKVCTTPPKVCTTPPKVCTTPPKVCTTPRWIALPEPQSDKEDAMEEQTGASSVSQSDDIKTLSSAESSEEEEEEEVSAAQESGPSSILPPSVLNQASAIAEHFTNSARRGSTDDARSLGCPSPRLPSRTGSTLSLGGEGNERPHWLNSSCFEPTQDNFGGTDLTMLSPRDDSLFEIHRRRDSTLSKQDQLLIDKIKSYYETAEHQDANFSLRRRESLTYIPTGLVKNSVSWFNSSDESPGAEKSDTSALATSSAPHPSTSEPADSSKAPGVWDCMTSGASFDSLELERSKKPEVVGSEAERKDRSLGFQERHIQDDEFRPSSEMIKVWQDMEKKGSRSQGEARGPVKDTEAQHKTSRVAGPSLSRRSQTPKKNSESEPDDSFMILEEADLSTITEESMSPSPIKSKVLGLGRTASVRDPRRSRVDEGRLSRAPMPRVIQLRAEEGEEASKEPQSPDDAEMAKNKVFQLARQYSQRIKCTTPAPRQRDVLFGKKNLPCVIEEKPESSGKPNLTLPLLSFDRVSNLQELSPIAISPNPAHMPSSLGSPRVLSPGRMSAKSPLNPTPTEAFNWPDVRTLRCKYASSDKDQSQLPPVNRSRSVPERMDSGPKRRSSFCSSLVTASGTVEAPAYRPHLSRDPGPGEGLARLHRAGSLDQRLSGLHLSELQNLQDEVSNDSYYISAQATMPNDHRVVVVEKVPEPETESSSAEPLEMVLRARRVEVVEDIDDSYVQIRSPTTREKISIMAVIDRCRAYQESDEYRQREEGGAKAESVPLSGRGKELDKGPPSNEKLEDAQKTAMNLVKKTDASQQNVVKNLRQKFLNLR